In Jeotgalibaca arthritidis, a single genomic region encodes these proteins:
- a CDS encoding helix-turn-helix domain-containing protein, which yields MKFSYNPLWKLLIDRGLNKAQLRKMTDISSATLSKLNKGENVTTDILLRICEALDCDLSDIVEIVRD from the coding sequence ATGAAGTTTAGCTACAATCCGCTTTGGAAGCTCCTAATCGACAGAGGACTGAATAAAGCACAACTCAGAAAAATGACTGATATTAGTTCAGCCACACTATCAAAACTAAATAAAGGCGAAAATGTAACAACAGATATCTTACTTCGCATCTGTGAAGCACTTGATTGTGATTTATCGGATATCGTAGAAATCGTTCGCGATTAA
- a CDS encoding AAA family ATPase — protein sequence MQNYYIERVTIKGKDREDATVKFTKGLNIISGPSNTGKTSIVTAIDFLYGAKKDAAPFSTDATGYSEVELIIQSTNDKYALTREFDSNSIIVSKITSSGEYVDHEKYNARTGKNPISNFWLRLLGINDDYQIIKNEDFKRQKLTWRTLAPSTLIPQDRVNTSSSVLFPGETTQRTAFLSSLLLLLYGSDFSNSEENETKEHKKIRRNSVINYINSSLSELYENYEVAKSELPEAPSDDFQQIVDGMFAELETIEKQINDALASSKSLIKEIYQKEQYLHETQLLLNRYKQLHYQYQSDIERLTLIVDGERLLNDHNEHDASHSCPFCNGDLSKPVQTTYIDTARSELHSLLSQLSDLTEESHDTEVELQELMEQLNDLKSRKKSLDASINDELKPKAETLKDRINKIETYRDIKQQLISMEKMQKKLKSDLEKIENEPEDERILYKPKEKFDAEFYKEMTELLDSMLRNMHYKPNEFRNAFFAKDIFDIKINGNLKWTENGHGYTAFINSVVVMAYRHLLYNHAKYTPSVFIIDSPLLGLDERKKQDGDDSMKEGLFKYFMDHQNEGQLIIVENTTNLPALNYDDKQVNQIVFTEDKNNGRYGYLYDIYN from the coding sequence ATGCAAAATTATTATATTGAACGTGTTACCATAAAAGGCAAAGATCGTGAAGATGCAACTGTCAAATTCACTAAGGGGCTAAACATAATCTCTGGTCCTTCAAATACTGGAAAAACTAGCATTGTAACGGCAATCGATTTTCTCTATGGCGCGAAAAAAGACGCCGCTCCCTTTTCAACTGATGCAACAGGATACAGTGAAGTTGAACTGATAATTCAATCGACTAATGATAAATATGCCTTAACACGTGAATTTGACAGCAACTCCATTATAGTATCCAAAATAACAAGTTCAGGTGAATATGTAGATCATGAAAAATATAATGCACGAACTGGGAAAAATCCAATTAGCAATTTTTGGTTACGACTTTTAGGAATCAATGATGATTATCAAATTATCAAGAATGAGGATTTCAAACGTCAAAAATTAACTTGGCGGACATTAGCGCCTAGCACTTTAATTCCACAAGATAGAGTCAATACCAGTTCCTCTGTTCTTTTTCCTGGGGAAACAACACAACGTACAGCTTTTTTATCATCGTTGTTACTTCTGCTATACGGTTCAGATTTTTCAAACTCAGAAGAAAACGAAACAAAAGAGCATAAAAAAATTAGACGGAACTCGGTGATTAACTACATCAATTCAAGCCTTTCTGAATTATATGAAAACTACGAAGTGGCTAAATCAGAATTACCTGAGGCGCCCTCTGATGATTTTCAACAAATTGTCGATGGAATGTTCGCTGAACTTGAAACAATTGAAAAGCAAATCAATGATGCGCTAGCCAGCAGCAAAAGCTTAATAAAAGAGATTTATCAAAAGGAACAGTATCTTCATGAAACTCAACTACTTTTGAATAGGTACAAACAGTTACATTATCAATATCAATCCGATATTGAACGACTAACACTAATCGTAGATGGTGAGCGATTATTAAATGATCATAATGAACACGACGCTTCACATAGCTGTCCTTTCTGTAATGGCGATTTAAGTAAGCCTGTTCAAACAACCTACATTGATACTGCACGTTCAGAATTACATTCATTGCTCTCACAATTATCAGATTTGACGGAAGAATCTCATGATACCGAAGTTGAACTGCAAGAGCTAATGGAACAGCTTAATGATCTCAAATCAAGAAAGAAATCACTTGATGCTTCAATCAACGATGAACTGAAGCCGAAAGCTGAGACGTTAAAGGATCGAATCAATAAAATCGAAACTTACAGAGATATTAAACAACAGCTCATCTCGATGGAAAAAATGCAAAAGAAACTTAAAAGTGATCTTGAAAAAATTGAGAACGAGCCGGAAGACGAACGTATCCTTTATAAACCTAAAGAAAAATTTGATGCAGAGTTTTACAAAGAGATGACTGAATTACTGGACTCGATGTTACGTAATATGCATTATAAGCCTAATGAATTTCGTAACGCGTTTTTCGCCAAGGATATTTTCGACATCAAAATCAATGGAAATCTAAAATGGACCGAAAATGGACATGGATATACAGCGTTTATCAATTCAGTAGTGGTAATGGCATATCGACATCTCTTGTATAATCACGCTAAGTACACACCTTCTGTGTTCATTATCGATTCCCCCCTTCTGGGATTGGACGAACGAAAAAAACAAGATGGCGATGACAGTATGAAAGAAGGACTCTTCAAATACTTTATGGATCATCAAAACGAAGGGCAACTTATCATCGTTGAGAACACAACGAACTTGCCTGCGCTAAACTATGATGATAAACAAGTAAATCAGATTGTTTTCACTGAAGATAAAAACAATGGACGCTATGGATATCTATACGATATTTATAACTAG
- a CDS encoding ABC-three component system protein: MEISEIAQTLYPFMGSEYKKPQKFLIELLDSVSNDDEATIFGFSDDNLRRIYNGKRKLTQEYAVLVSGKFYIDKCTTFIYERLIDDAPTVLKQQLITKGVVIPEDTDVAEIMARLLIDEITSIASQTKVKTKKAKPKLSEIEIASLRINTNGDFSFNNDVKRFFDNLPVPLDIRPEEMTYVIALFSAYADADGCEVYKHTNDLPNSRLKDFKRQRRNYYKAESIRRGVRDNFTQEEGTEHFEALKEDMYDGIEEVYEEDYDDGVERLKAVLQQSSVITLNGSILSFIPGLLQNSAKKGICHMLVNDGKIKWVTEDE, encoded by the coding sequence TTGGAAATAAGTGAAATTGCTCAAACGCTTTATCCGTTCATGGGAAGCGAATATAAAAAGCCACAAAAATTTCTAATTGAGTTGCTGGATAGCGTTTCAAATGATGATGAAGCCACAATTTTTGGATTTTCAGATGATAACTTACGAAGAATCTACAACGGGAAGCGCAAATTAACACAGGAATATGCTGTCCTTGTGTCAGGAAAATTCTACATTGATAAATGCACGACTTTTATTTATGAACGTCTTATAGATGATGCTCCAACTGTCCTTAAGCAACAATTGATTACTAAAGGTGTGGTAATACCAGAAGATACAGACGTTGCTGAAATTATGGCACGACTTTTAATTGATGAAATTACCTCGATTGCTTCCCAAACCAAAGTCAAAACAAAAAAGGCCAAGCCGAAGCTTAGCGAAATAGAAATTGCAAGTTTAAGAATCAACACGAATGGTGATTTCTCCTTTAATAATGACGTGAAGAGATTCTTTGACAATTTGCCTGTTCCCCTTGATATCAGACCTGAGGAGATGACGTATGTCATAGCTCTTTTTTCAGCATACGCGGATGCTGATGGATGCGAAGTATACAAGCATACAAACGACCTGCCAAATTCGCGGCTAAAGGATTTCAAGAGACAGCGAAGAAATTACTATAAAGCTGAAAGCATCCGTCGTGGGGTCCGTGATAACTTTACGCAAGAGGAAGGAACTGAGCACTTTGAAGCTTTGAAAGAAGATATGTACGACGGCATCGAGGAAGTATACGAGGAAGATTACGATGATGGCGTTGAGAGACTTAAAGCCGTTCTACAGCAGTCGTCTGTCATAACATTAAATGGTTCAATCTTATCGTTTATACCAGGATTGCTGCAAAATTCTGCTAAAAAAGGCATTTGTCATATGCTGGTTAATGACGGAAAGATCAAATGGGTGACTGAAGATGAATAG
- a CDS encoding ABC-three component system middle component 2 produces MNSLFNTPFEISVRVMLLLSEFKEPVSADRILITDFITTYGRDFEISDYNLNGDNSYRLSEFIARRELVKDAVKNLVLQHVIQPSQSKEGFKYALSEDGLKLIPQFISVYAEKYLQTADESVKYIQDKSDVELLRQINQRAKEFKGEQ; encoded by the coding sequence ATGAATAGTTTATTTAATACTCCATTTGAAATTTCGGTTCGAGTCATGTTACTGCTCTCTGAATTTAAAGAGCCTGTCAGCGCTGATAGAATTCTAATCACAGACTTCATTACCACGTATGGTCGCGACTTTGAAATTTCTGATTACAACTTAAATGGTGATAACAGCTATAGACTCAGTGAATTCATTGCGCGACGTGAATTGGTAAAAGATGCAGTCAAAAACCTTGTGCTACAACATGTTATCCAGCCATCACAAAGCAAAGAAGGTTTTAAGTATGCTTTATCAGAAGACGGCCTTAAGTTGATTCCACAGTTCATATCAGTGTATGCGGAAAAATACTTACAAACAGCTGACGAATCTGTTAAATACATTCAAGATAAAAGTGATGTTGAGCTTCTGCGACAAATAAACCAACGCGCAAAGGAATTCAAAGGAGAGCAATGA